TGATTGAGTTTCTTCATTAGCTGTATAAGATATCTTTTGACATAATTCACCTTCAATTATAAGCTTTCTTCCTGTAGATATTTTTCCTTCTAAATTTGCTATAAAATCTCCATTAGCATCTAAAGGTGATATAGGTGTTTTAACAACTTTTGTTCTTAGTATATTTACTGATACGTTTACTGAGTTTATTTGCTCTATATCTGGTTTTTGTGGTGGTACATTTAGGGTTTCAGGTATATACATTTGAAACCAATAAGGGTATTGACTTATAACGCTTGTAACATCATCTGCGTTACATAAGCCACTTACATCAATTAAATCCATATTACAAGTACATATATTACTATTCATATTTATCTCTCCTTATATAATTTATTGAAAGTTTTTAGCTCTCAATATAATCTATTTAAATTTCGACTTTTTGTTACCTATTTTTAAATATTTTTCTTTTTTTAGCTTTTTTATAACAATATATGATTTTATATCATATATAAAATGTATATAGAAACTTTAATCTCTATATAATTATAAAATTAAGGAGATGTTTATATGAATGAAAGTATTTCAAAAACTGGAATTACCCCCTTAGAAGATTATCCAGACAACAAATGCATAAAATACTATAAAGAATTTATAGAAGATGACATACTATGTGT
This sequence is a window from Clostridioides difficile. Protein-coding genes within it:
- a CDS encoding DUF3794 domain-containing protein; protein product: MNSNICTCNMDLIDVSGLCNADDVTSVISQYPYWFQMYIPETLNVPPQKPDIEQINSVNVSVNILRTKVVKTPISPLDANGDFIANLEGKISTGRKLIIEGELCQKISYTANEETQSVHSAHFYVPFSSYIVVPQEITFNDVTPPLTLDSLDINYQVNACIEDLSISTLDERTILKHTTLLLYAVPTQPL